The genomic stretch TAGCGGTCGAGAGTGAGGAGGGCAAGGGGAGCACGTTCACCGTCGTCGTACCCCTCGGCACTGCGGCCGCTGCACAGCGGCTTCCCGTCGTCCCGCCGGATATGCAGCAGCAGGAGGGTGCCTTCGAGGCCGAAACAGCCCGGGGCCGGCGCTGCACGGCGCCGCTCATCCTCGTGGTCGAAGACAATCCGTCGACTTCGGAGGTGCTCACCCTCTATCTCGCCCGAGCCGGATACCGGGTCGCCCACGCCTTTACCGGCGAAGAGGCCCTCAGCCGCGCAAAGGAGCTGCAGCCCTTTGCCGTTCTCCTCGACATCATGCTCCCCGGCAAGGACGGCTGGGAGGTGCTCCAGGAGCTCAAGACCGCCCCCGAGGTAAAGGATATCCCGGTCATCATCTCCTCGGTAACCGACAACAAGGAGCTGGGGTTCGCCCTCGGCGCTTTCGACTACCTGGTAAAACCGGTAGACCGCCTGGCGCTTCTCAAGAAGCTCGAGGAGCTCAGCCTTACCGTAAAGCGGTGCCGAAAGCATATCAATATCCTCTGCATAGACGACCATGCCGAGGCGCTGGAGCTGCTGCAGTCCATCCTCGAGCCTGCGGGCTACAATGTCATCACCGCCTCCTCGGGCGCCGAAGGCGTCGATAAGGCGCTTTCGTACAAGCCCGACCTCATCATCCTCGACCTCATGATGCCTGAAATGGACGGCTTCGAGGTGGTACATCTCCTCAAGAGCAGCCCCGCAGTGGTGGACACGCCGATCCTCATCCTCACGGCAAAGGATTTGACGGTCGAGGACCGGCTCCGGCTGGCGGGCAAAATAGAGAATTTCATCCAGAAGAGCCACTTCACGAAAGATGATCTCCTCACCTATATACGGGACCTCGAGGTCACCTTCCCTGCAAAGGCGGGACTGCTCGACGAGGTGAGCGGGCTCTTCGACCACTGCTATTTCCAGCTCCGCCTCGCCCAGGACGTTGCCAGGGCCGAGCGGTACAAGAGCACCTTCAGCGTCATCGTCATCGATCTCGACCAGTTTACCGAGTATATAAAGGCGCACGGCATCGCGCGCGCGAATATCTGCATCAGGAAGATCGCCGATTTCCTGAGGAGGAGCCTCAGGGGCTCCGATACGGTGGTGCGCTACGGTATCGACGAGTTTGCGGTCATCCTCGCCGACACGGTAAAGGAGTCCGCCGTGACGGTGGCAGCCCGCTTTCTCTCGCACATAGAGGCGTATCCCTTTTATGGGGAGAATGTCATGCCCCAGGGAAAGATCACCGCGAGCGTCGCGGTCGTCAACTGCCCGCGGGACGCTGCCTCCCCGGAGGAGATCATATTCAAGGCGCACCAGACGTTGAGGACGGCCAAAAAGCGGGGCGGCAGCAGGGTGGAAGTATATGGATAGAAAGTACCGGATACTGGTGGTCGAAGATAATCCGGTCAATCTCGAGCTCTTCGCCGACTTCCTCACGCTCGGGGGGTACGAATGCCGGCGGGCGGCAAACGGGGAGGAGGCCCTCGAAGCGGCGAAAAAAGAGCCTCCCGATCTCGTGCTCCTGGATATCCAGCTCCCCGGGCTCGATGGCTGCGCCGTTGCCCGGCTGCTCAAGTCCTCGGAAGGGATGCAGCAGGTCAAGGTGATCGCTTTGACGGCGTACGCGCTGAAGGGCGATAAGGAGCTCTTTCTCGAAAAGGGGTTTGACGGCTATATCGCCAAGCCCATCATGATGAAGGAGTTCCTGGAGGCGGTGGAGCATTACCTCCGCTCATAGCCTAGAGGCGTTTGAGCTATTTTCAAGAACCGCTCCATATCGAATTCCTGGTCGATGATCTCCTTCGCCCTCGTGATCTTGCTCTTTTCGGTTATCCTCGTCCTTCCCATGATCGCCTCGATCCTGTCGACGGTCGTAAAGGTGTCCATGCCGACGGAGATCATCGGGATGCCGTTCGAGATCGCCTTGCCGAGCACGACGTCGTTCGGGTAGAGTCCGCCGGTGAGGATGATGCACCTGGTCGAGGTCTCCATGGCGACCAGCTGGATATCGGATCGGTTCGCGCCGGTGATGACCGCCTTGTTGGGTATCTTCCTGAAGTGCTTGAGCGCGCTCTCGACATCCATGGCGCCTATCGAGAAGTTTTCGACCGGCTCGTCGAGCCGGTCCTCGCAGCAGAGGACCTTCCCATTGAGCAGCTCGCTCAGTTCTTTTACCGTAAACGACTCGAGGACGCTGTCCTTTTTGATGATCGAGAGTATGGGCACTCCCTCCCTCTCGAGGAAGGGCCTGATCGTGTCGCGGACATAGGGAAGGGTATTGGCGGGCGTCTTGTTCACCACTCCACCGATAAACCGCTCCCCCAGCAGTTTGCAGGGGCCGACGAGGGCATCTATGGACTTGTCCCCCCGCCAGGCCTCCACCATGATGACGCGGGCGTCCATTTCCCTGATGAGGGTGAGGGCGTCGATCGTGAGCACCGAGCCCTCGAAGAAATCTCCTGCGCCGCCGATGATGAGATAATCTTTATCCTTTTGTGCGGCGAAGGCTTCCATGACCCGCTCCCGCGTATCCCGCAGCCTTCCCTCGAACATCAGGTTCTGGGTCTCGTAGCTCAGTACGAAAGGAGAGATGAGCCTGAGCGGGTCGGAGAGCCCCAGCGCCTCCTGCACGATCATGGCGTCCGCGTCGTACACCTCCCTGCCCTTCTTCACCGGCGTCTTCCCGAGGGGCTTCATGTAGCCGACCTTGCAGCCCATTTCGATGAGCCGCTGGGCGAGGCCGAGGACGAGAAAGGTCTTTCCGGTGAAGCTCCTGTTCGACGCTATAAAGATCGGGATCATGTCGTTCTCCTTCTTTCCCTTTCGAATATTATCCGTGCATCGATTGCAAAGGTTCCCCTGTTCATGACCATGAGCGGGTTGATGTCGAGCTCGCGGATGACGGGGAAATCGGTGATGAGGGCGGATACGCGCAGTATGCCGTCAACGATCGCCTCGATATCGACCGGCCTTTCTCCCCGGGCGCCCTTCAGGAGAGCGCCGGTCCGGATCCCGTTGATCATCGCGAGCGCTTCGGCCCGCGATACCGGGGCTATCCTGAATGATACATCCTTCAGGACCTCTACGTAAATTCCCCCGAGACCGAACATGAGCATGTGCCCGAAGGTCCGGTCGTAGGTGACGCCGATGATGACCTCCTTGCCCCCTTTTATCATCTCGTAGAGCATGACGCCGTTGATGAAGGCATCGGGCATGAACCGGCGGGCATTGGTCGTGATCTCGGTGAAGGCATCTTCAGCCGCGACCTCGGAATTGATATTGAGCCTGACACCGCCCACATCGGTCTTGTGGAGGATGTCGGGAGAGGATATCTTCATGACGAGGGGGAACCCTATGCGTTCGGCGATCGCGGCCGCCTCCTTCGCGGTCCTCGCCAGCCCCCGGTCCGGGAAGATGAAGCCGTACTGCGAGAGGATATCCGCAGCCAGGTCGTCCCCGATCTCATACCTGCCCTCCTGCAGGAGGCCGTCGATGAGGCGCTGTGCCGCGTCCTTGTCGACCGCGAAGCGCTCGGTGCGTTCCTCGGGCTTGTGCCGCCAAGCATTGAACTCATAGAGCCGTTTGAACGCCTTTACCGCTCCTTCGGGGTAGGCGAAGGAGGGGACGGAATGCTCCTTGAGCTTCTCGCGAGCGGCCCTCACCCGCGCCTCCCCGATGAAGGAGGCGATGACCGGCTTGTCCGTCTGCGCCGAGGTCGCGATGATAATGTCGGCGGTAGCATCGACATCCGTCATCGCCTGCGGCGTCAGTATCACGAGGATGCCGTCGACAGTGGGGTCGCCGACAGCCCGTTCCAGGACCGTGGCATACCGCTCCGAAGTGGCGTCGCCGATGATATCGACAGGATTGAACAGCGACGCATTCGAGGGCAGCAGCTTTGCCATGGAGTCGATAGTCTCTTTCGTCATGACCGGCAGCTTGACGCCGAGCTGCTCGGAGGTGTCCGCAGCCAGTATGCCGGGGCCGCCGGCATTGGTGACGATCAGCATCCGGTTGCCGGGAGGGAACTTCCCCGACGAAAAGGCGAGGGCGGTGTCGAAGAGGTCCTGAATGCCCCGGGCCCTGATGATGCCTGTCTGCCTGAATGCCGCGTTGAAGGCGGTCTCGGAGCCTGCCAGCGCCCCGGTGTGCGATGAGGCGGCCCGTGCTCCTGCCTCGGTGCCGCCCGACTTTATGAGGATGATCGGTTTCACCTTCGTGGCCCTGCGGGCGACCTCGAGGAACCGTTTGCCGTCGACCACGTCCTCTATGTAGCCGAGGATGATCTCGGTATCGGGGTCGTCGATGAAGTACTGAATGAAGTCGATCTCATTCAGGTCGGCCTTGTTCCCGAGGCTGATGAACTTCGAGAACCCCATGTTGTTCCCGATGGCCCAGTCGAGGATAGCGATGCCGAGGGCTCCTGACTGGGAGAAGAAGGCGGTCTTCCCCTGGGGCAGCATATCGCCGGCAAACGAGGCGTTCATGCTGTTGCAGGTGTTGATGATGCCGAGGCAGTTGGGGCCGAGCATCCTTATGGAGTGCTGCCTGCCGATCTCCTTGATCCGCTCCTCCAGCTTCACCCCTTCGGAGCCCGCCTCCCTGAACCCGGCGCTCAGGATCACCACTGCCGTGATGCCTGCTGCGGCACATTCGAGCAGGGTGTCGGGAACAGAGCGGGCAGGCACGGAGATGACGGCGAGATCGATGCGGCTGCCCGCTGCAGCGACGCTCGGGTAGGCCTTCAGGCCGAGGATATCCTCGGCCGAGGGATTGACAGGATAGATTGCCCCGTTATACTTGAAGCGTATGAGATTGTTCAGGACCGCATAGCCGACTTTCTGCGGGTCTCTCGAAGCGCCGACGACAGCGATGGAGCCTGGACGGAAAAGAGCGTCGAGCATGAGATAAGTTTACTGCGGAAGGCATTTAGAATCAAGAGATAATAGCTCACTGCCGTTACCGTTCCCATTGCCTTAGCCTCCCGAAGGATGCTCGTGGCAGTTCTTGCAGAGATCCATGGGCTTCTCTGCCGGATACCTGAAGAGCTTCATGTAGTCGGAGCTGTGGGGAGTGTGGCAGCTCGC from Nitrospirota bacterium encodes the following:
- a CDS encoding phosphotransacetylase family protein codes for the protein MIPIFIASNRSFTGKTFLVLGLAQRLIEMGCKVGYMKPLGKTPVKKGREVYDADAMIVQEALGLSDPLRLISPFVLSYETQNLMFEGRLRDTRERVMEAFAAQKDKDYLIIGGAGDFFEGSVLTIDALTLIREMDARVIMVEAWRGDKSIDALVGPCKLLGERFIGGVVNKTPANTLPYVRDTIRPFLEREGVPILSIIKKDSVLESFTVKELSELLNGKVLCCEDRLDEPVENFSIGAMDVESALKHFRKIPNKAVITGANRSDIQLVAMETSTRCIILTGGLYPNDVVLGKAISNGIPMISVGMDTFTTVDRIEAIMGRTRITEKSKITRAKEIIDQEFDMERFLKIAQTPLGYERR
- a CDS encoding response regulator; protein product: MDRKYRILVVEDNPVNLELFADFLTLGGYECRRAANGEEALEAAKKEPPDLVLLDIQLPGLDGCAVARLLKSSEGMQQVKVIALTAYALKGDKELFLEKGFDGYIAKPIMMKEFLEAVEHYLRS
- the acs gene encoding acetate--CoA ligase alpha subunit; translated protein: MLDALFRPGSIAVVGASRDPQKVGYAVLNNLIRFKYNGAIYPVNPSAEDILGLKAYPSVAAAGSRIDLAVISVPARSVPDTLLECAAAGITAVVILSAGFREAGSEGVKLEERIKEIGRQHSIRMLGPNCLGIINTCNSMNASFAGDMLPQGKTAFFSQSGALGIAILDWAIGNNMGFSKFISLGNKADLNEIDFIQYFIDDPDTEIILGYIEDVVDGKRFLEVARRATKVKPIILIKSGGTEAGARAASSHTGALAGSETAFNAAFRQTGIIRARGIQDLFDTALAFSSGKFPPGNRMLIVTNAGGPGILAADTSEQLGVKLPVMTKETIDSMAKLLPSNASLFNPVDIIGDATSERYATVLERAVGDPTVDGILVILTPQAMTDVDATADIIIATSAQTDKPVIASFIGEARVRAAREKLKEHSVPSFAYPEGAVKAFKRLYEFNAWRHKPEERTERFAVDKDAAQRLIDGLLQEGRYEIGDDLAADILSQYGFIFPDRGLARTAKEAAAIAERIGFPLVMKISSPDILHKTDVGGVRLNINSEVAAEDAFTEITTNARRFMPDAFINGVMLYEMIKGGKEVIIGVTYDRTFGHMLMFGLGGIYVEVLKDVSFRIAPVSRAEALAMINGIRTGALLKGARGERPVDIEAIVDGILRVSALITDFPVIRELDINPLMVMNRGTFAIDARIIFERERRRTT